In the Candidatus Zymogenaceae bacterium genome, TTGATGCCGTCATGGTCAATCCCTGCAACATCATGGGACCCTATGACACCGCCAACTGGTCCCAGCTCATCATAAATGTTGCGAAGAATCGATTGCCCGGCGCCCCTCCGGGCGTGGGGACGTTCGCCCACGTGAAAGATGTCGCCCGGGCGCATGTGACCGCCGTCGATAAGGGGCGAACGGGAGAGAATTATCTCCTCGGAGGCGTCGAGGCGAGCTTCAAGGAGGTGATCGCGGAAATCCTCGCGGTGACGGGCGTGGACCTTCCCCTGAAAGACATATCCAAGTTCAAGCTGAGAATCGCGGTCTGTGGATCGTCAATAAAATCGCTGATCGACGGCAAGGAGCCCTTCCTGAGCTATCCGAAGTATATGCGGTTGGTGGGACGGCTCTCCTGCGACAACTCCAAGGCCGTCAAGGAGCTCGGATTTTCGACGACATCCATCAGGATGATGGTGTCCGATTCGTACGAGTGGCTCAAGCAGGAGGGGCTGTTATAGCCCCTGTAGTCGGAATAACAGAAAGGATGAGGTGAAAGATGAGTGCGAGTAAGAATCAAGAACCCCATGAGGGGTGGACCCTGATAGGAGAATCGTTTGCCAGGGCGGGGGTGAAATACATATTCGGGGTGCCGGGGGAGAGCATCAGCCCGGTGCAGTACGCCGCACACAAGGCGTCGATCGAGGTCGTCACCGCCAGGCACGAGCAGGCGGCCGCCTTCATGGCGGAGGCATACGCCCGCATCACCGGCAATCCCGGCATTGTGCTGG is a window encoding:
- a CDS encoding NAD-dependent epimerase/dehydratase family protein, with protein sequence MKRAFVTGATGFVGLNLVEILASEGWDVVALHLSGEDLSYLSRYDVKPVAGNILDYLGLTGAMPKDLDAVFHLAGDTTTWPKLADRQYNINVNGTANVCRAAMERGAGRVVVTSSSSAFGYHAERFSETTPSNALTCGINYHKTKYLAEEEVRRLVKEGLDAVMVNPCNIMGPYDTANWSQLIINVAKNRLPGAPPGVGTFAHVKDVARAHVTAVDKGRTGENYLLGGVEASFKEVIAEILAVTGVDLPLKDISKFKLRIAVCGSSIKSLIDGKEPFLSYPKYMRLVGRLSCDNSKAVKELGFSTTSIRMMVSDSYEWLKQEGLL